From Streptomyces fungicidicus, one genomic window encodes:
- a CDS encoding MurR/RpiR family transcriptional regulator produces the protein MSGTGSPAARLQALFEGHRLTPTQRRIAHSMVRRAADVPFLSSVELAELAGVSQPSVTRFAVALGFDGYPALRRHLREVAPAEPAPETGSSNEYQQAVEAEIENLRHLAEVLADPRPVRQAGRMLAGSRPLPVLGLRAAAAQAHGFAYFAAKVHPDVRLLNEGGTMLHDRIDAAARAGASALLCFALPRHPREVVDALIHAKETGLTVVTVADSPFAPVAGLSDLLLPAAVGTGLAFDTACAPMLLGRVLLEAMCDDLPDAQARLEEFDVRAAARGLFVD, from the coding sequence ATGAGCGGCACCGGGAGCCCTGCGGCGCGCCTGCAGGCGCTCTTCGAGGGGCATCGGCTGACGCCGACCCAGCGGCGCATCGCGCACAGCATGGTCCGGCGCGCCGCCGACGTGCCGTTCCTGTCCAGCGTGGAGCTGGCCGAGCTGGCCGGGGTCAGCCAGCCGTCGGTGACCCGGTTCGCCGTCGCCCTCGGCTTCGACGGCTATCCGGCGCTGCGCCGGCACCTGCGCGAGGTCGCGCCCGCCGAACCGGCGCCGGAGACCGGCTCCTCCAACGAGTACCAGCAGGCCGTCGAGGCCGAGATCGAGAACCTGCGGCATCTGGCGGAGGTGCTGGCCGACCCCCGGCCGGTGCGGCAGGCCGGGCGCATGCTGGCGGGGAGCCGGCCGCTGCCCGTGCTGGGACTGCGGGCGGCGGCGGCCCAGGCGCACGGCTTCGCGTACTTCGCCGCCAAGGTCCATCCCGACGTACGGCTGCTCAACGAGGGCGGCACCATGCTCCACGACCGGATCGACGCCGCCGCGCGGGCCGGGGCGAGCGCCCTGCTGTGCTTCGCGCTGCCCCGCCATCCCCGGGAGGTCGTCGACGCCCTCATCCACGCCAAGGAGACGGGGCTGACCGTGGTCACCGTCGCCGACTCGCCGTTCGCGCCGGTCGCCGGGCTGTCCGACCTGCTGCTGCCCGCGGCCGTCGGGACCGGCCTCGCCTTCGACACGGCGTGCGCGCCGATGCTGCTGGGCCGGGTGCTGCTGGAGGCGATGTGCGACGACCTGCCCGACGCGCAGGCACGGCTGGAGGAGTTCGACGTGAGGGCGGCGGCGCGCGGACTGTTCGTGGACTGA
- a CDS encoding LCP family protein: MDAQSRGQADGTDPADQWVLNPETGDYELRLNDSAERPGAPRPRSAPRPGSAAPPRVPAQRGRPPAPAPAPDGDDTAGAGRRKRKQKRSGRRKALMWTGGALGLVLVGGSAFAYYWYDRLYGNIDTVDIGDVGSDKVLADGPVNILIIGNDVRTGEGNEAYGNRTNVTGHADTTLLFHVAEDRSNATVVSIPRDLMTTIPDCTSRQSDGSSKDIPGSTVPTRFNESYGVNGRDPGCTMLTVEGITDLEVDHFMMFDFNAVKTLSTAVGGVKVCLEKPIKDLDGGSGLDLPSGESTVEGEDALSFLRNRHGLKNESDLDRIEMQQKFVASMIRQLKEDTLNSPSKMLDVADAATKSLTVDKGIGSPGKLLTLARELGKINLKNITMMTVPVKDNPAEPTPVTVVLDPEKAPKVFSMLQNDVSFTEVEKKAKKAKDKQAELLEGPRAEESAIRVDVFNGGGPQGAAQDTLVWLQTDEGVARSTNKGNAPAEVKKTRLEYGPDQADQARALADLMGLPASALKPGTEDAGEATPMTLTLGPDFTKAGVPVAPPNKVDGVDQSRADEKMCKA, encoded by the coding sequence GTGGACGCGCAGAGTCGTGGGCAGGCGGACGGAACCGATCCTGCGGACCAGTGGGTACTGAATCCGGAGACCGGGGACTACGAGCTGCGGCTGAACGATTCCGCGGAGCGGCCGGGGGCGCCCCGCCCGCGCAGCGCCCCCCGCCCCGGTTCCGCCGCGCCGCCCCGGGTCCCCGCCCAGCGGGGCCGCCCGCCGGCCCCCGCCCCCGCTCCGGACGGCGACGACACGGCCGGCGCCGGCCGCCGCAAGCGCAAGCAGAAGAGGAGCGGCAGGAGGAAGGCGCTGATGTGGACGGGAGGCGCCCTGGGCCTGGTCCTGGTCGGCGGTTCGGCGTTCGCGTACTACTGGTACGACCGCCTGTACGGCAACATCGACACCGTCGACATCGGTGACGTGGGCAGTGACAAGGTCCTGGCGGACGGGCCGGTCAACATCCTGATCATCGGCAACGACGTGCGCACCGGCGAGGGCAACGAGGCCTACGGCAACCGGACCAACGTCACCGGCCACGCCGACACCACGCTCCTCTTCCACGTGGCGGAGGACCGCTCCAACGCGACCGTGGTGAGCATCCCCCGGGACCTCATGACCACGATCCCGGACTGCACCTCCAGGCAGTCCGACGGTTCGAGCAAGGACATCCCCGGCTCGACGGTTCCCACCCGGTTCAACGAGTCCTACGGTGTGAACGGCCGCGACCCGGGCTGCACCATGCTCACGGTCGAGGGGATCACCGACCTCGAGGTCGACCACTTCATGATGTTCGACTTCAACGCGGTCAAGACGCTGTCCACCGCGGTCGGCGGCGTCAAGGTGTGCCTGGAGAAGCCCATCAAGGACCTGGACGGCGGCTCCGGACTCGATCTGCCGTCCGGGGAGAGCACGGTCGAGGGCGAGGACGCCCTGTCGTTCCTGCGCAACCGGCACGGGCTGAAGAACGAGAGCGACCTGGACCGGATCGAGATGCAGCAGAAGTTCGTCGCGTCGATGATCCGCCAGCTGAAGGAGGACACGCTCAACAGCCCGTCGAAGATGCTCGACGTCGCCGACGCGGCCACCAAGTCCCTCACCGTGGACAAGGGGATAGGCAGCCCCGGCAAGCTGCTCACCCTCGCCAGGGAACTCGGCAAGATCAACCTGAAGAACATCACCATGATGACCGTGCCGGTGAAGGACAACCCGGCGGAGCCCACGCCCGTCACCGTCGTCCTGGACCCGGAGAAGGCCCCGAAGGTCTTCAGCATGCTGCAGAACGACGTCTCCTTCACCGAGGTCGAGAAGAAGGCGAAGAAGGCCAAGGACAAGCAGGCCGAGCTGCTGGAGGGCCCGCGGGCGGAGGAGTCCGCGATCCGCGTCGACGTCTTCAACGGCGGCGGCCCGCAGGGCGCCGCGCAGGACACCCTGGTCTGGCTGCAGACCGACGAGGGCGTGGCCAGGTCCACCAACAAGGGCAACGCACCGGCCGAGGTCAAGAAGACCCGGCTGGAGTACGGCCCCGACCAGGCCGACCAGGCCCGGGCGCTCGCCGATCTGATGGGCCTGCCCGCCTCGGCCCTGAAGCCCGGCACCGAGGACGCCGGCGAGGCGACGCCGATGACGCTCACCCTCGGCCCGGACTTCACGAAGGCCGGCGTCCCCGTCGCCCCGCCGAACAAGGTCGACGGCGTCGATCAGTCCCGGGCCGACGAGAAGATGTGCAAGGCGTAG
- a CDS encoding cystathionine beta-synthase, which produces MQFHDSMISLVGNTPLVRLNSVTKGIRATVLAKVEYFNPGGSVKDRIALRMIEAAEKSGELQPGGTIVEPTSGNTGVGLAIVAQQKGYKCIFVCPDKVSTDKINVLRAYGAEVVVCPTAVDPEHPDSYYNVSDRLVRETPGAWKPDQYSNPNNPLSHYHSTGPELWEQTEGRITHFVAGVGTGGTISGTGRYLKEASDGAVKVIGADPEGSVYSGGSGRPYLVEGVGEDFWPTAYDRDVADEIVAVSDKDSFQMTRRLAKEEGLLVGGSCGMAVVAALEVAERLGEDDVVVVLLPDSGRGYLSKIFNDEWMADYGFLEDSGTSARVGDVLNDKEGGHIPSLVHMHPDETVGQAIEVLREYGVSQMPVVKPGAGHPDVMAAEVVGSVVERELLDALFSKSASLDDPLEKHMSAPLPQVGSGEPVADLMAVLGRADAAIVLVEGKPTGVVSRQDLLSFLAQSGK; this is translated from the coding sequence GTGCAATTCCACGACTCGATGATCAGCCTCGTCGGCAACACCCCGCTGGTGCGGCTCAACAGCGTGACCAAGGGCATCAGGGCCACCGTCCTGGCCAAGGTGGAGTACTTCAACCCGGGCGGCTCCGTGAAGGACCGCATCGCCCTGCGCATGATCGAGGCGGCGGAGAAGAGCGGAGAGCTGCAGCCGGGCGGCACCATCGTCGAGCCGACCAGCGGCAACACCGGGGTCGGGCTCGCCATCGTGGCCCAGCAGAAGGGCTACAAGTGCATCTTCGTCTGCCCCGACAAGGTCTCCACGGACAAGATCAACGTCCTGCGGGCCTACGGGGCCGAGGTCGTCGTCTGCCCGACCGCCGTGGACCCCGAGCACCCCGACTCCTACTACAACGTCTCCGACCGGCTGGTGCGTGAGACGCCGGGTGCCTGGAAGCCGGACCAGTACTCCAACCCGAACAACCCGCTCTCCCACTACCACTCCACGGGCCCCGAGCTGTGGGAGCAGACCGAGGGGAGGATCACCCACTTCGTGGCGGGCGTGGGCACCGGCGGCACCATCTCCGGGACCGGCCGCTACCTGAAGGAGGCCAGCGACGGCGCAGTGAAGGTGATCGGCGCCGACCCCGAGGGCTCGGTGTACTCCGGCGGCTCCGGACGGCCGTACCTGGTGGAGGGCGTCGGTGAGGACTTCTGGCCGACCGCCTACGACCGTGACGTCGCGGACGAGATCGTCGCCGTCTCCGACAAGGACTCCTTCCAGATGACCCGCCGGCTCGCCAAGGAGGAGGGCCTGCTGGTGGGCGGCTCCTGCGGCATGGCGGTCGTCGCGGCCCTCGAGGTGGCGGAGCGGCTCGGCGAGGACGACGTGGTCGTCGTCCTCCTCCCGGACAGCGGACGCGGCTACCTCAGCAAGATCTTCAACGACGAGTGGATGGCCGACTACGGCTTCCTGGAGGACTCCGGCACCAGCGCCCGGGTCGGCGACGTGCTCAACGACAAGGAGGGCGGCCACATCCCCTCCCTGGTCCACATGCACCCCGACGAGACCGTCGGGCAGGCCATCGAGGTGCTCCGCGAGTACGGCGTCTCGCAGATGCCGGTGGTCAAGCCGGGCGCCGGCCACCCGGACGTGATGGCCGCCGAGGTCGTCGGCTCGGTGGTGGAGCGGGAGCTGCTGGACGCGCTGTTCAGCAAGAGCGCCTCGCTCGACGACCCGCTGGAGAAGCACATGTCCGCGCCGCTGCCGCAGGTCGGCTCGGGTGAGCCCGTCGCGGACCTGATGGCCGTGCTGGGCAGGGCGGACGCGGCGATCGTCCTCGTCGAGGGCAAGCCGACCGGTGTGGTCAGCCGTCAGGACCTGCTGTCCTTCCTCGCCCAGAGCGGGAAGTGA
- a CDS encoding SGNH/GDSL hydrolase family protein has product MTGLSRARVARRIAAGAAYGGGGIGLAGAAAVGLLLAEAQLARRRVGNGASGHVPNADGLYGASYTVPGEPALRLTMLGDSTAAGQGVHRAGQTPGALLASGVAAIAERPVGLSTVAVPGARSDDLERQVTLALADPSRVPDVCVIMIGANDVTHRMPPAHSVRHLSSAVRRLRTAGAEVVVGTCPDLGTIEPVRQPLRWLARRASRQLAAAQTIGAVEQGGRTVSLGDLLGPEFAANPRELFGPDNYHPSVEGYATAAMAVLPTVGAVLGLWPAEEERPDAARREGFLPVARAAAEAAEEAGTEVTAAMPSGPRGPWALLKRRRRRRLPEPEPAPSTQPT; this is encoded by the coding sequence ATGACGGGCTTGTCGAGGGCGAGGGTGGCCCGGCGGATCGCGGCCGGCGCGGCATACGGCGGCGGGGGCATCGGCCTGGCCGGGGCGGCCGCGGTGGGACTGCTGCTGGCCGAGGCCCAGCTGGCGCGGCGCCGGGTGGGCAACGGCGCGTCCGGGCACGTACCGAACGCGGACGGGCTGTACGGGGCGTCCTACACGGTGCCGGGTGAGCCCGCGCTGCGGCTGACGATGCTCGGCGACTCCACGGCCGCGGGGCAGGGCGTGCACCGGGCCGGGCAGACGCCGGGGGCGCTGCTGGCGTCCGGGGTCGCGGCGATCGCGGAGCGCCCGGTGGGGCTGAGCACGGTCGCGGTTCCCGGGGCCCGCTCCGACGACCTGGAGCGGCAGGTGACGCTGGCGCTGGCGGACCCGTCCCGGGTGCCCGACGTCTGCGTGATCATGATCGGCGCCAACGACGTCACGCACCGCATGCCGCCGGCCCATTCCGTGCGCCATCTGTCCTCGGCGGTGCGCCGGCTGCGGACGGCCGGCGCGGAGGTGGTCGTCGGCACGTGCCCCGATCTGGGCACCATCGAGCCGGTGCGGCAGCCGCTGCGCTGGCTGGCCCGGCGGGCCTCGCGGCAGCTGGCGGCGGCGCAGACGATCGGCGCGGTGGAGCAGGGCGGGCGGACGGTGTCGCTGGGGGACCTGCTGGGTCCCGAGTTCGCGGCGAACCCGCGGGAGCTGTTCGGGCCCGACAACTACCACCCCTCGGTGGAGGGGTACGCCACGGCCGCGATGGCGGTGCTGCCGACGGTGGGCGCGGTGCTGGGGCTGTGGCCGGCGGAGGAGGAGCGGCCGGACGCCGCCCGCCGGGAGGGGTTCCTGCCGGTCGCCAGGGCGGCCGCGGAGGCGGCGGAGGAGGCGGGCACGGAGGTCACGGCGGCGATGCCGTCCGGGCCCCGGGGCCCGTGGGCCCTCCTCAAGCGACGCCGCCGCCGCAGGCTCCCCGAACCCGAACCCGCCCCCTCGACCCAGCCCACGTAG